One Manihot esculenta cultivar AM560-2 chromosome 18, M.esculenta_v8, whole genome shotgun sequence genomic window carries:
- the LOC110606419 gene encoding WAT1-related protein At1g43650 isoform X2, which translates to MKRVVEYAHVVESHKPYIAVLFIQFLYAGMALFSKAAISRGMNPFVFVVYRQAFASITLAPFAIFLDSKKAPPLSSGLLFKIFSVSFCGLTLSMNLYYIAINFTTATFAAATTNIIPAITFIMAALLRMETISIKHVHGIAKLMGSAIAVSGALVFAFVKGPPLKFINWNQATHDDHIQDSSMKGCCSREEWIKGSLLMITANILWSMWFVLQSAFWAVAVERNPSAWKLGWDVHLLAVAYCGITVTGISYWLQVWTIEKKGPVFASMFTPLALLITAIFSIFLWKETLHLGSVGGAILLVSGLYGVLWGKKKEEGKSVRNENNADTEITLESITHH; encoded by the exons ATGAAGAGAGTAGTTGAGTATGCACATGTAGTGGAAAGCCACAAGCCTTACATAGCAGTGCTCTTTATACAGTTTCTATATGCAGGCATGGCTTTGTTCTCCAAGGCAGCAATTTCTAGAGGAATGAAcccttttgtttttgttgtttacAGGCAGGCTTTTGCCTCAATCACATTGGCTCCATTTGCTATCTTTCTTGACAG CAAGAAGGCACCTCCCCTGTCAAGTGGTTTACTTTTCAAGATATTTTCGGTTTCCTTTTGTGG aTTAACTCTGAGTATGAACCTCTACTATATTGCAATCAACTTTACAACTGCAACTTTTGCTGCTGCAACCACTAACATAATACCTGCCATAACCTTTATAATGGCTGCGCTTTTAAG GATGGAAACTATTTCCATAAAGCATGTGCATGGAATTGCAAAGCTGATGGGTTCTGCTATTGCTGTTTCTGGTGCTCTAGTGTTTGCTTTTGTCAAGGGACCTCCTCTGAAGTTCATCAACTGGAATCAAGCTACTCATGATGATCATATTCAAGACTCATCAATGAAGGGTTGTTGCTCTAGAGAAGAATGGATCAAAGGTTCTCTTCTGATGATCACAGCCAACATACTTTGGTCTATGTGGTTTGTCTTGcag TCAGCTTTTTGGGCAGTAGCTGTGGAGAGGAATCCATCAGCTTGGAAGCTTGGATGGGATGTTCATCTTCTGGCTGTGGCCTATTGT GGTATAACTGTGACTGGAATATCGTACTGGTTGCAAGTATGGACAATAGAGAAGAAAGGACCAGTTTTTGCATCAATGTTCACTCCATTAGCACTTCTTATTACAGCCATTTTCTCTATATTCTTGTGGAAAGAAACTCTCCATTTGGGAAG TGTTGGTGGGGCAATTTTGCTGGTGAGTGGACTTTATGGAGTATTATGGggcaagaagaaagaagaaggaaaaagtGTTAGAAATGAAAACAATGCAGACACTGAAATCACATTGGAGTCCATTACCCATCACTAG
- the LOC110606419 gene encoding WAT1-related protein At1g43650 isoform X1, whose translation MKRVVEYAHVVESHKPYIAVLFIQFLYAGMALFSKAAISRGMNPFVFVVYRQAFASITLAPFAIFLDSKKAPPLSSGLLFKIFSVSFCGLTLSMNLYYIAINFTTATFAAATTNIIPAITFIMAALLRMETISIKHVHGIAKLMGSAIAVSGALVFAFVKGPPLKFINWNQATHDDHIQDSSMKGCCSREEWIKGSLLMITANILWSMWFVLQGPILKQYPAKLRLTALQCFFCCIQSAFWAVAVERNPSAWKLGWDVHLLAVAYCGITVTGISYWLQVWTIEKKGPVFASMFTPLALLITAIFSIFLWKETLHLGSVGGAILLVSGLYGVLWGKKKEEGKSVRNENNADTEITLESITHH comes from the exons ATGAAGAGAGTAGTTGAGTATGCACATGTAGTGGAAAGCCACAAGCCTTACATAGCAGTGCTCTTTATACAGTTTCTATATGCAGGCATGGCTTTGTTCTCCAAGGCAGCAATTTCTAGAGGAATGAAcccttttgtttttgttgtttacAGGCAGGCTTTTGCCTCAATCACATTGGCTCCATTTGCTATCTTTCTTGACAG CAAGAAGGCACCTCCCCTGTCAAGTGGTTTACTTTTCAAGATATTTTCGGTTTCCTTTTGTGG aTTAACTCTGAGTATGAACCTCTACTATATTGCAATCAACTTTACAACTGCAACTTTTGCTGCTGCAACCACTAACATAATACCTGCCATAACCTTTATAATGGCTGCGCTTTTAAG GATGGAAACTATTTCCATAAAGCATGTGCATGGAATTGCAAAGCTGATGGGTTCTGCTATTGCTGTTTCTGGTGCTCTAGTGTTTGCTTTTGTCAAGGGACCTCCTCTGAAGTTCATCAACTGGAATCAAGCTACTCATGATGATCATATTCAAGACTCATCAATGAAGGGTTGTTGCTCTAGAGAAGAATGGATCAAAGGTTCTCTTCTGATGATCACAGCCAACATACTTTGGTCTATGTGGTTTGTCTTGcag GGTCCCATTTTGAAGCAATATCCAGCAAAACTGAGGCTTACTGCTCTGCAATGCTTCTTTTGCTGCATACAGTCAGCTTTTTGGGCAGTAGCTGTGGAGAGGAATCCATCAGCTTGGAAGCTTGGATGGGATGTTCATCTTCTGGCTGTGGCCTATTGT GGTATAACTGTGACTGGAATATCGTACTGGTTGCAAGTATGGACAATAGAGAAGAAAGGACCAGTTTTTGCATCAATGTTCACTCCATTAGCACTTCTTATTACAGCCATTTTCTCTATATTCTTGTGGAAAGAAACTCTCCATTTGGGAAG TGTTGGTGGGGCAATTTTGCTGGTGAGTGGACTTTATGGAGTATTATGGggcaagaagaaagaagaaggaaaaagtGTTAGAAATGAAAACAATGCAGACACTGAAATCACATTGGAGTCCATTACCCATCACTAG